One Candidatus Acididesulfobacter guangdongensis genomic window carries:
- a CDS encoding AAA family ATPase, protein MGNWRLVMEQAIKEIINDLKFMVKDEPEAESDDVKLERFKSMLEKNIQSVLSKIGVPKRFLSPKSTARLNLKSGYYFHGPVGTGKTDLAVSFLKNVILNSEPLCEYDGRYRLQDNIGLFVSVPVMLLNIRGAFKSETVEEMDLIKKYMKPEILILDDLGTEKTTDWVIQTLYVIINSRYEEDKQTVITSNYSLDEIRKNLNDKIASRIIAMTEVIEIKGIDRRSAISVVK, encoded by the coding sequence ATGGGTAACTGGAGATTAGTTATGGAACAGGCTATTAAAGAAATTATTAATGATTTAAAATTTATGGTTAAAGATGAACCTGAAGCGGAATCGGATGACGTAAAATTAGAACGTTTTAAGTCTATGTTGGAAAAAAATATCCAGTCGGTTCTTTCGAAAATAGGAGTGCCTAAAAGGTTTTTATCGCCCAAGAGCACTGCGAGATTAAATCTTAAATCCGGATATTATTTTCACGGTCCGGTAGGAACCGGAAAAACTGATTTAGCTGTCAGCTTTTTGAAAAACGTTATATTAAATTCCGAACCTCTTTGCGAATATGACGGGAGATATAGGCTTCAAGATAATATCGGACTGTTCGTATCCGTTCCCGTAATGCTTTTAAATATTCGCGGAGCTTTTAAAAGCGAAACCGTAGAGGAAATGGATTTAATTAAGAAATACATGAAGCCTGAAATTTTGATATTGGACGATCTCGGAACGGAAAAAACAACCGATTGGGTAATACAGACTTTATACGTAATAATAAATTCGAGATACGAAGAAGATAAGCAGACGGTTATTACGTCTAATTATTCACTTGATGAAATAAGAAAAAACTTAAACGATAAAATCGCTTCGAGAATTATAGCTATGACAGAAGTAATAGAAATTAAAGGGATAGACAGAAGAAGCGCAATATCAGTAGTCAAATAA
- a CDS encoding DNA-binding protein, whose product METQLKDLIQNKPSQDEPLRAVLISQIDLETVLETVLSKISANINKKWLTLNEAAEYLRISDRNLRKLAKNSKLPFYKLEGKILFKVSELDKYIEENKVKSLSELIQKAKNGGR is encoded by the coding sequence ATGGAAACACAATTAAAAGATTTAATACAAAATAAACCTTCACAGGACGAACCATTAAGAGCCGTCCTGATTTCCCAAATCGACCTTGAAACTGTCTTAGAAACTGTCTTATCAAAAATTTCCGCTAATATAAACAAAAAATGGCTAACATTAAACGAAGCGGCCGAATATCTGCGTATATCCGATAGGAACCTAAGAAAATTAGCTAAAAATAGTAAACTCCCTTTCTATAAGTTGGAAGGAAAAATATTATTTAAAGTTTCGGAACTAGATAAATATATTGAAGAAAATAAGGTAAAATCGCTTTCGGAATTGATCCAGAAAGCTAAGAACGGAGGAAGGTAG
- a CDS encoding ORF6N domain-containing protein, whose amino-acid sequence MDVTGVETKRINEAVKNNPNKFPKDYIIELKNEEWKALRSKISTLIKGGKVKLIS is encoded by the coding sequence ATGGATGTAACCGGCGTTGAAACCAAAAGGATAAATGAGGCGGTTAAAAATAATCCAAATAAATTTCCAAAAGATTATATCATCGAACTTAAAAACGAGGAGTGGAAAGCTCTAAGGTCGAAAATTTCGACTTTAATAAAAGGCGGTAAAGTAAAATTGATAAGTTGA
- a CDS encoding DUF4065 domain-containing protein, protein MIISTTITQSLFYILKNTGTCDKLKLIKLLYLADKYHLIRYGRTILNDDYYAMEYGPVGTTVKDILSFDYPTNISKNEFEYLNKLIEKTGTYDYRAKNVDISLDMLSETDIEALDFIIKTFGDKESFELSEYTHKYPEWAQYEDLLKNGVTKRIHLRTEEFLSVLGDDDPIKMPDEHIDESRKILKSNTSYA, encoded by the coding sequence ATGATTATTAGCACAACAATTACTCAATCTTTATTTTATATTCTTAAAAATACTGGAACATGCGATAAGTTAAAACTTATCAAATTATTATATCTCGCCGATAAGTATCATCTAATCCGTTACGGCAGAACAATTTTAAACGATGATTATTATGCTATGGAATATGGTCCCGTAGGCACGACGGTAAAAGATATATTAAGTTTCGACTATCCTACTAATATTTCAAAGAACGAGTTTGAATATCTTAATAAATTAATAGAAAAGACCGGAACCTATGACTATAGAGCTAAAAACGTTGATATTTCTTTAGATATGCTTTCTGAAACCGATATTGAGGCTCTGGATTTCATTATTAAAACTTTTGGAGATAAAGAATCATTCGAGTTAAGCGAATATACGCATAAATATCCGGAATGGGCTCAATATGAGGATTTACTTAAAAACGGCGTTACAAAAAGAATACATTTAAGAACCGAGGAATTTTTATCAGTACTAGGGGATGACGATCCCATAAAAATGCCAGACGAGCATATAGACGAATCAAGGAAGATACTTAAATCCAATACATCTTATGCTTGA
- a CDS encoding XRE family transcriptional regulator yields the protein MKDKDRMDLYKFIGSKIKQKRKELKISQEKLGEMIGIDYHLIQRYEKGINKIPLDKLIEISKCLNTQLEYFYKDLEEEQHNAVNYPLHPELEKEITMLKDIYNYNDENLIYIAKTNIELAYGLLKKERRIKKNAGNLKKKMA from the coding sequence ATGAAAGACAAAGATAGAATGGATCTATATAAATTTATAGGTTCAAAAATCAAACAGAAACGAAAAGAATTAAAAATTTCCCAGGAAAAATTGGGCGAAATGATAGGGATAGATTATCATTTAATACAAAGATATGAAAAAGGCATTAATAAAATCCCATTAGATAAATTAATAGAAATTTCAAAATGTTTAAATACGCAATTAGAGTATTTTTACAAAGATTTAGAAGAAGAACAACACAATGCAGTTAATTACCCTTTACATCCCGAACTTGAGAAAGAAATTACGATGTTAAAGGATATATATAATTATAACGACGAGAATCTTATATATATAGCTAAAACCAATATCGAGTTGGCTTACGGTCTGTTAAAAAAAGAGAGGAGAATTAAAAAAAATGCAGGAAATCTTAAAAAGAAGATGGCTTAG
- a CDS encoding XRE family transcriptional regulator codes for MGFNNHIIRTYCYSINIPIKSFAKQIGISGTHLFNYIDGKNNISQAVAEKIEKITNGKLKADKLLALNKKKRN; via the coding sequence ATGGGCTTTAATAATCATATAATCAGAACCTACTGTTATTCTATTAACATACCAATTAAAAGTTTCGCAAAGCAAATAGGAATTTCCGGCACGCACTTATTTAATTATATCGACGGCAAAAATAATATCTCACAAGCGGTCGCAGAAAAAATAGAAAAAATAACGAACGGCAAACTTAAAGCAGATAAACTCCTCGCACTTAATAAAAAAAAGAGGAATTGA
- a CDS encoding metal-dependent hydrolase translates to MKAWEHRLTSVSIYSAVFSFAAQYDKVTTLEYFSVGFFSTLIGAHFPDYDILIFGPGSSPEGFINIKGHRGIMHYYKFYIAIFIPLAILLFVSRLYLNYLGFFPLLIFSVSCFLFGVFMHILEDAPTSAGIPVKKFDNKLYKSYSYKVGKFDSFSVMFLALSITAVSILCVVYNILTKFL, encoded by the coding sequence ATGAAAGCGTGGGAGCATAGATTAACATCAGTTTCTATATATTCGGCGGTATTTAGCTTTGCTGCTCAATATGATAAGGTTACCACACTTGAATATTTTAGTGTTGGATTTTTTTCAACATTAATAGGCGCTCATTTTCCGGATTACGATATTTTAATATTCGGACCAGGTTCGTCGCCGGAAGGTTTTATAAATATTAAAGGGCACAGGGGTATCATGCATTATTATAAATTTTATATAGCGATATTTATCCCGCTCGCTATTTTATTATTTGTAAGTAGGTTATATCTTAACTACTTAGGTTTTTTCCCATTACTGATTTTTTCAGTATCCTGTTTTTTGTTTGGCGTATTTATGCATATTCTTGAAGACGCGCCAACTTCTGCAGGAATACCTGTAAAGAAATTTGATAATAAGTTGTATAAATCTTATAGCTATAAGGTAGGCAAGTTTGACAGTTTTAGCGTTATGTTTTTGGCTCTTTCAATAACGGCAGTTTCTATTTTATGCGTTGTATATAATATTTTGACTAAATTTCTATAA
- a CDS encoding MoxR family ATPase, producing MSLEKINKIKKELDDFYVQRTETINMILLAIYSRKNAFLIGEPGLAKTDILKAFSESVEGFKFFEYQMSFSTELKDLLSMNVQGGIGIDNCHIALIDEFFKGNPSVLNSLLAILNEKIIYVPEKKVIPILTVFATSNEKPDATEGTSMLALYDRFLLRQEVMPLRDESDFKKLMRINKPFAPSPEAILTLDELEKDYEDIQKVSIPDEIIDILFSIKKEILVRQVHVSDRRFRDLVAILKVSAFFRGDNEVKKEDIYNVKSSLWTYSSDIKTVDVVVNKILQAI from the coding sequence ATGAGTTTAGAAAAAATCAATAAAATCAAAAAAGAACTGGACGATTTCTACGTCCAGCGCACCGAAACGATAAATATGATTTTATTAGCTATTTATTCAAGGAAAAATGCTTTTTTGATAGGCGAGCCAGGGCTTGCAAAAACCGATATTTTAAAAGCGTTTTCGGAATCGGTCGAAGGCTTTAAGTTTTTTGAATATCAAATGAGTTTTTCGACAGAGTTGAAGGATTTACTTTCTATGAATGTTCAGGGAGGCATAGGCATAGACAACTGCCACATAGCCTTAATAGACGAGTTTTTTAAGGGAAACCCGTCTGTGTTAAACAGTCTTCTTGCGATTTTAAACGAAAAAATAATATATGTACCTGAAAAAAAAGTTATACCGATATTAACAGTTTTCGCGACGTCTAACGAAAAACCGGACGCAACTGAGGGAACATCTATGCTGGCGCTTTACGACAGGTTCTTATTAAGGCAGGAAGTTATGCCTTTAAGAGATGAATCCGACTTTAAGAAACTTATGCGCATAAATAAACCCTTTGCTCCGTCTCCGGAAGCAATTTTAACTTTAGATGAACTTGAAAAAGATTATGAAGATATTCAAAAAGTTAGTATACCGGATGAAATAATTGATATTCTTTTTTCAATTAAAAAGGAAATACTTGTAAGGCAGGTTCACGTGAGCGACAGAAGGTTTAGAGATTTAGTAGCTATACTTAAAGTTTCCGCTTTTTTCAGGGGAGACAACGAGGTTAAAAAAGAAGATATTTATAACGTTAAATCAAGTCTATGGACTTACAGTTCTGATATAAAAACCGTCGACGTGGTTGTCAATAAAATATTACAAGCGATTTAA
- a CDS encoding lytic transglycosylase domain-containing protein → MAKILITLIISISVLTIKTAAYGYSHNRIINAVVESSREFNIPTGLILSVMREESDFNINAVSPKGAVGLMQLMPSTAESIGVNPYDPVQNVIGGVYYLRYCLNLKGGNVALALACYNAGPNGGVPSSTFQYIKNIATFYREISR, encoded by the coding sequence ATGGCTAAAATTCTCATAACGCTTATTATAAGCATATCGGTTTTAACTATAAAAACCGCCGCTTACGGCTATTCTCACAACAGAATAATAAATGCCGTTGTAGAGTCTTCAAGGGAATTTAATATCCCGACAGGCCTCATCTTGTCCGTTATGCGAGAAGAAAGCGATTTTAATATTAACGCCGTTAGTCCTAAAGGTGCAGTAGGTTTAATGCAGCTTATGCCTTCAACTGCTGAAAGTATAGGCGTAAATCCTTACGATCCTGTTCAAAACGTGATAGGAGGCGTATATTATTTGAGATATTGCTTAAATTTAAAAGGCGGAAACGTCGCGCTTGCCCTTGCTTGTTATAACGCCGGACCAAACGGCGGCGTACCGAGTTCTACTTTTCAATATATCAAAAACATAGCTACGTTTTATAGGGAGATATCAAGATGA
- a CDS encoding prepilin-type N-terminal cleavage/methylation domain-containing protein, translating into MERKINNQDGFTLIEILIALVLIGVMAAIGVSVYTHVNSTAATGGIVSNIQKFESVADQYASMNSGTYTGMDAQALQSDALLPNGWTVEGGGVEAVPPNTSTVAGYFITTGALGTGNSAYDIGFSGTGNGVTDIMVHSICLDFENKIDAFEYNGGVTTVTTGGTNCNVIPTDNKAITGAFWLGFE; encoded by the coding sequence ATGGAAAGAAAAATTAATAATCAAGATGGTTTTACATTAATAGAGATTCTAATTGCCCTTGTCCTTATCGGAGTTATGGCAGCGATCGGAGTTAGCGTATATACGCATGTTAATTCTACCGCCGCTACCGGCGGTATAGTCAGCAACATTCAGAAATTTGAAAGTGTTGCCGATCAGTATGCATCTATGAACTCAGGTACTTATACCGGCATGGATGCTCAGGCTTTGCAGAGCGATGCGTTATTACCTAACGGTTGGACTGTAGAAGGTGGCGGTGTTGAAGCCGTTCCTCCGAATACGTCTACCGTTGCAGGATATTTTATAACGACAGGGGCTTTAGGAACAGGAAATTCTGCTTATGATATCGGTTTTTCCGGTACGGGTAATGGAGTAACCGATATCATGGTTCATTCAATATGCCTTGATTTTGAGAATAAGATTGATGCATTTGAATATAACGGAGGTGTTACCACGGTTACTACGGGAGGAACTAATTGTAACGTCATACCTACAGATAATAAAGCTATAACTGGCGCATTTTGGCTGGGGTTCGAATAA
- a CDS encoding GGDEF domain-containing protein, with amino-acid sequence MILIINLIIAGYFLYLSIYAGTIIIYIFLFLSLVNIVYAYNVLSENKRLKKEKDSQFLKVTDLTQDNFNDPLTGLYNRRYFDLVLSKFIKKAAKYNIKFSVLMLDIDHFKKFNDTYGHDVGDKVLKIVSSTVKEHIRGNQDILFRYGGEEFVIISMDDLTGAITLAKKINSLEFKGSPEKITVSIGISSYKQGEDVVKLADDNLYKAKEAGRNCFKY; translated from the coding sequence ATGATTTTAATAATTAATTTAATTATAGCAGGATATTTTTTGTATTTGAGCATTTATGCGGGTACTATAATAATTTATATTTTTCTTTTTTTAAGTTTAGTTAATATAGTTTACGCGTATAACGTACTTTCCGAAAACAAAAGATTAAAAAAAGAAAAAGATAGTCAATTTTTAAAAGTTACGGATTTAACGCAGGACAATTTTAACGACCCTCTTACGGGGCTATATAATAGGCGTTATTTTGATTTGGTTCTTTCTAAATTTATTAAGAAAGCGGCAAAATACAATATTAAATTTTCGGTTCTTATGCTCGATATCGACCATTTTAAGAAATTTAACGATACTTACGGCCACGACGTCGGGGATAAGGTTTTAAAGATTGTTTCTTCTACCGTTAAAGAACATATTAGAGGCAATCAGGATATTTTATTCCGTTACGGCGGGGAAGAATTTGTAATTATTTCAATGGACGATTTAACTGGCGCTATTACTTTGGCTAAAAAAATAAATTCATTGGAATTTAAAGGTTCACCCGAAAAAATTACGGTTTCTATCGGTATAAGTTCATATAAACAAGGCGAAGACGTCGTTAAATTAGCTGATGACAATTTATATAAAGCAAAAGAAGCCGGAAGGAACTGCTTTAAATATTAA
- a CDS encoding HD domain-containing protein — protein MIKDVLDISLDIKADEFVKFYLKLVNRNLNHLGTHSENTASVSLSLAKSMGYKAADIKLLKYGALLHDIGKLFTPAEILNSSRALTGIEFEIIKTHTLFGYEVLDSFKSFPEEIKYFAVKHHYRHGFGYPKPLIYDNGVDQTLIDILTVADSFSAIMEPRVYKNNVTPEGTFEIMSDETNEKNKGLNKDVMAHLKGLICTGKINLKGFF, from the coding sequence ATGATAAAAGATGTTTTAGATATAAGCTTAGACATTAAAGCGGATGAGTTCGTTAAATTCTATTTAAAGCTCGTGAATCGTAATTTAAATCACTTAGGGACGCATTCGGAAAATACGGCTTCGGTTTCCTTATCTTTAGCCAAAAGCATGGGATATAAAGCGGCAGATATTAAGCTCCTAAAATACGGAGCGCTTCTCCACGATATTGGGAAGCTTTTTACTCCGGCTGAGATTTTAAATTCTTCGAGAGCTTTGACCGGTATAGAGTTTGAAATTATAAAAACGCATACGCTTTTCGGATATGAAGTTTTAGATAGCTTTAAATCTTTTCCGGAAGAGATAAAATATTTTGCGGTTAAGCACCATTATCGGCATGGTTTCGGTTATCCTAAACCTTTAATATACGATAACGGCGTGGATCAGACTTTGATAGATATTCTAACCGTAGCGGACTCCTTTTCGGCCATTATGGAGCCGAGAGTCTATAAGAATAATGTAACCCCTGAAGGAACTTTTGAAATAATGAGCGATGAAACGAACGAGAAAAATAAAGGATTAAATAAGGACGTTATGGCTCATTTAAAGGGTTTAATATGCACTGGTAAAATAAATTTAAAGGGTTTTTTCTAA
- a CDS encoding prepilin-type N-terminal cleavage/methylation domain-containing protein has protein sequence MKQGGFTLIELIIAIVISGILTAISIPIAYNYIQSQKAIKTVKEMKSIAQAENLYYQSNTVPMTCSVTVSGTNYNETENYHIYTSSFSNLTNMGMLGVLSSGVNPFGQDYYLEPVYSNISVNSNNYCVRESGILVYTYIPIQYKGAVGLIAGAFDMGANGNMEEVGYYLTPNENNSEQDFVLKYNW, from the coding sequence ATGAAACAGGGCGGGTTTACTTTAATAGAACTTATAATAGCTATTGTAATAAGCGGTATTTTAACCGCTATAAGTATTCCTATTGCTTATAATTATATTCAGTCTCAAAAAGCTATTAAAACCGTTAAAGAAATGAAATCTATAGCTCAGGCGGAAAATTTATATTATCAGAGTAATACCGTTCCCATGACTTGTTCGGTAACGGTAAGCGGAACGAATTATAATGAAACCGAAAATTATCATATATATACGTCATCTTTCAGTAATTTAACAAATATGGGAATGCTCGGCGTTTTATCCAGTGGTGTTAATCCTTTCGGCCAAGATTATTATTTAGAACCGGTTTATTCTAATATATCGGTTAATTCTAATAATTACTGCGTCCGGGAATCAGGAATTTTAGTTTACACGTATATTCCCATTCAATATAAAGGGGCAGTCGGCTTAATAGCCGGCGCATTTGATATGGGGGCTAATGGTAATATGGAAGAAGTTGGTTATTATCTAACGCCTAATGAAAATAATTCGGAACAAGATTTTGTTTTAAAATATAATTGGTAG